From a region of the Zingiber officinale cultivar Zhangliang chromosome 4B, Zo_v1.1, whole genome shotgun sequence genome:
- the LOC121975903 gene encoding importin-4-like isoform X2: MAQSLELLLIQFLMPDNDARRQAEEQIKRLSKDPAVVPALVHHLRTAKTPNVRQLAAVLLRKKITGHWAKLSPDLKVSVKQALIDSITLEHSSPVRRASANVVSIIAKYAVPAGEWPEILPFLFQCSQSSQEDHREVALILFSSLTETIGPTFQTHLADLQPILLKCLQDETSTHVRVAALKAVGSFIEFINDGTNVVKLFRDFIPSILNVSRQCLAKGEEDVASIAFEIFDELIESPAPLLGDSVKSIVQFSLEVCSSQSLELNIRHQAIQIISWLAKFKASFLKKHKLVVPILQVMCPLLTETTDGDEDSDLSADRAAAEVIDTMAINIPKNVFPPIFEFASLNFHHNNPKFREASVTALGVVSEGCFELLKDKLEHVLHIVLGALKDQEQMVRGAASFALGQFAEHLQPEILSCYQIVLPCILNALEDPSDEVKEKSYYALAAFCEDMEEEILPYLDPLMGRLVLSLQNSPRNLQETCMSAIGSVASAAEQAFIPYAEKVLELMKSFMVLTNDEDLRARARATELVGIVAMAVGQTRMEPILPPFIEAALAGFALDYSELREYTHGFFSNMAEILGDGFAQYLQHVVPLVFYSCNLDDGSAVDIDDSGRIDNGFGGVSSDEDNDEPRARNISVRTGVLDEKAAATQAIGLFALHTKSVYAPYMDESLKILVRHAAYFHEDVRLQAIIALKGILTAVQSISTGQNDVSEKQKEVLDTVMKIYISTMTEDDDKEVVAQACSGMAEIMKDSGYMAIESYIPRLAEATLTLLREESSCQQVESDCDADDGDVDHDEVLMDAVSDLLPAFAKIMGLNFEPIFAKFFDPLMKFAKVPHPPQDRTMVVACLAEVAQQMGPPISAYVDRTMPLVLKELGSSESTNRRNAAFCVGEFCKNGGVAALKYYGDILRALYPLFSNSESDFAVRDNAAGAVARMIMAQPHAIPLNQVLPALLKALPLKEDFEESMTVYGCICGLVISSNPMIIPLVPDIVNIFAQVIVSPVESEEVKNQIGLAITHLISLYGNQMQPIMAALAPGYANALAAYASRR; encoded by the exons ATGGCGCAGTCGTTGGAGTTGTTGCTTATTCAATTCTTGATGCCGGACAACGACGCGCGGCGGCAGGCAGAGGAGCAGATCAAGCGGCTGTCCAAGGACCCTGCTGTCGTTCCCGCCCTCGTCCACCACCTCCGCACCGCCAAGACACCTAATGTCCGTCAGCTTGCGGCCGTCCTCCTCCGCAAGAAGATCACTGGACACTGGGCCAAGCTTTCGCCGGACCTCAAGGTCTCAGTTAAGCAGGCGCTGATCGATAGCATCACCCTTGAGCACAG TTCTCCTGTTAGGCGGGCAAGTGCTAATGTGGTGAGCATCATTGCGAAGTATGCAGTCCCAGCCGGAGAATGGCCTGAAATATTGCCTTTCCTTTTCCAGTGCAGTCAAAGCTCACAAGAAGACCATCGAGAA GTGGCTTTGATCCTTTTCAGCTCTCTCACTGAAACAATTGGACCAACATTTCAAACCCATTTGGCAGATCTACAACCCATTTTGCTCAAGTGCCTGCAAGATGAGACTAGCACTCATGTTAGAGTTGCTGCTCTGAA GGCAGTTGGATCCTTTATTGAGTTTATAAACGATGGAACAAATGTG GTAAAGTTGTTTCGTGATTTTATCCCAAGTATATTGAATGTGTCAAGGCAATGCCTAGCTAAGGGTGAGGAAGATGTTGCTTCTATTGCTTTCGAAATATTTGATGAGCTCATTGAATCTCCTGCTCCTCTACTTGGGGATTCTGTGAAGTCGATAGTGCAATTTTCTCTTGAAGTTTGTTCAAGTCAGAGTTTGGAATTGAACATAAGACACCAG GCAATTCAGATAATTTCATGGTTGGCAAAATTCAAAGCATCTTTTTTGAAGAAACACAAGCTTGTAGTACCTATTCTGCAAGTAATGTGTCCTCTTCTTACAGAAACGACTGATGGAGATGAGGATTCTGATCTTTCTGCTGATCGAGCTGCTGCTGAGGTTATTGACACAATGGCTATTAATATTCCTAAGAATGTTTTCCCTCCAATATTTGAATTTGCATCATTAAACTTTCATCACAACAACCCCAAGTTCAGGGAAGCTTCTGTTACAGCACTAGGTGTTGTCTCTGAGGGTTGTTTTGAGTTGCTAAAAGACAAGTTAGAACATGTTTTACACATAGTTTTGGGAGCCCTGAAAGATCAAGAACAAATGGTAAGGGGGGCTGCATCATTTGCATTGGGCCAGTTCGCTGAGCATCTCCAGCCAGAAATTTTATCATGCTACCAAATTGTGCTTCCATGCATTCTGAATGCCCTTGAGGACCCATCAGACGAAGTAAAG GAAAAGTCATACTATGCACTTGCAGCATTTTGTGAAGACATGGAGGAAGAAATTCTTCCTTATCTTGATCCTCTAATGGGAAGACTTGTTCTCTCCCTTCAAAACAGTCCACGGAATCTGCAAGAGACATGCATG TCTGCAATTGGTTCAGTAGCTTCTGCTGCTGAGCAGGCTTTTATTCCTTATGCAGAGAAAGTTCTTGAATTAATGAAAAGTTTTATGGTATTGACAAATGATGAGGACTTGAGAGCACGAGCTAGGGCAACTGAATTAGTTGGAATAGTTGCTATGGCAGTTGGGCAAACGAGGATGGAACCTATACTTCCCCCCTTCATTGAGGCTGCGCTCGCT GGTTTTGCATTGGATTACAGCGAACTTCGGGAATATACTCATGGTTTCTTTAGCAATATGGCTGAAATATTGGGTGATGGTTTTGCGCAG TACCTTCAGCATGTTGTACCTCTTGTATTTTATTCGTGTAATCTGGATGATGGCTCCGCAGTGGACATTGATGATTCTGGCAGAATTGACAATGGGTTTGGAGGTGTGTCCTCTGATGAAGATAATGACGAACCCAGAGCTCGTAACATTAGTGTGAGGACTGGGGTTTTGGATGAAAAGGCTGCTGCAACCCAAGCTATTGGCTTATTTGCACTTCATACTAAGAGTGTTTATGCACC CTATATGGATGAGTCATTGAAAATTTTAGTCAGGCATGCAGCTTATTTTCATGAAGACGTCAGGCTTCAGGCTATCATAGCTTTGAAAG GTATTTTAACAGCTGTACAGTCAATATCTACTGGTCAAAAT GATGTCTCAGAAAAACAAAAGGAAGTTCTTG ATACTGTAATGAAAATATATATCAGTACCATGACTGAGGATGACGACAAGGAAGTTGTTGCTCAAGCATGCTCCGGCATGGCAGAAATAATGAAAGACAGTGGATACATGGCTATTGAGTCTT ATATTCCTAGGCTTGCTGAggcaactctaacacttcttcgTGAGGAATCATCATGTCAACAAGTAGAATCTGATTGTGACGCTGATGATGGTGATGTTGACCATGATGAGGTGCTCATGGATGCGGTGTCAGATCTTCTTCCAGCTTTTGCAAAGATTATGGGACTTAATTTCGAACCTATCTTTGCCAAGTTCTTTGATCCTCTAATGAAATTTGCG AAAGTTCCACACCCTCCCCAAGATCGGACCATGGTTGTTGCTTGCTTGGCCGAAGTTGCGCAGCAAATGGGTCCTCCAATATCTGCTTATGTCGAT AGAACAATGCCTTTGGTACTGAAAGAACTGGGATCATCAGAATCAACTAATAGGAGAAATGCAGCATTCTGTGTTGGTGAATTTTGCAAAAATGGGGGTGTTGCGGCACTCAA ATATTATGGCGACATTCTCCGTGCCCTTTACCCCTTGTTTAGCAACTCAGAATCAGACTTTGCTGTGCGAGATAATGCAGCTGGTGCAGTTGCTAGGATGATAATGGCTCAACCTCACGCCATTCCTCTCAACCAG GTTTTACCTGCGCTTCTGAAAGCTTTGCCATTGAAGGAAGATTTTGAAGAGTCAATGACCGTCTACGGTTGCATTTGTGGTCTGGTCATATCTTCAAACCCCATG ATCATTCCCCTCGTCCCAGACATCGTAAATATTTTTGCTCAAGTTATCGTATCTCCTGTTGAGAGTGAAGAAGTGAAAAATCAGATCGGCCTTGCCATCACTCACTTGATTTCGCTTTACGGTAACCAAATGCAGCCTATCATGGCTGCTCTTGCACCTGGATACGCTAACGCTTTGGCTGCATACGCGAGTAGAAGATGA
- the LOC121975903 gene encoding importin-4-like isoform X1: protein MAQSLELLLIQFLMPDNDARRQAEEQIKRLSKDPAVVPALVHHLRTAKTPNVRQLAAVLLRKKITGHWAKLSPDLKVSVKQALIDSITLEHSSPVRRASANVVSIIAKYAVPAGEWPEILPFLFQCSQSSQEDHREVALILFSSLTETIGPTFQTHLADLQPILLKCLQDETSTHVRVAALKCVFFGSFIEFINDGTNVVKLFRDFIPSILNVSRQCLAKGEEDVASIAFEIFDELIESPAPLLGDSVKSIVQFSLEVCSSQSLELNIRHQAIQIISWLAKFKASFLKKHKLVVPILQVMCPLLTETTDGDEDSDLSADRAAAEVIDTMAINIPKNVFPPIFEFASLNFHHNNPKFREASVTALGVVSEGCFELLKDKLEHVLHIVLGALKDQEQMVRGAASFALGQFAEHLQPEILSCYQIVLPCILNALEDPSDEVKEKSYYALAAFCEDMEEEILPYLDPLMGRLVLSLQNSPRNLQETCMSAIGSVASAAEQAFIPYAEKVLELMKSFMVLTNDEDLRARARATELVGIVAMAVGQTRMEPILPPFIEAALAGFALDYSELREYTHGFFSNMAEILGDGFAQYLQHVVPLVFYSCNLDDGSAVDIDDSGRIDNGFGGVSSDEDNDEPRARNISVRTGVLDEKAAATQAIGLFALHTKSVYAPYMDESLKILVRHAAYFHEDVRLQAIIALKGILTAVQSISTGQNDVSEKQKEVLDTVMKIYISTMTEDDDKEVVAQACSGMAEIMKDSGYMAIESYIPRLAEATLTLLREESSCQQVESDCDADDGDVDHDEVLMDAVSDLLPAFAKIMGLNFEPIFAKFFDPLMKFAKVPHPPQDRTMVVACLAEVAQQMGPPISAYVDRTMPLVLKELGSSESTNRRNAAFCVGEFCKNGGVAALKYYGDILRALYPLFSNSESDFAVRDNAAGAVARMIMAQPHAIPLNQVLPALLKALPLKEDFEESMTVYGCICGLVISSNPMIIPLVPDIVNIFAQVIVSPVESEEVKNQIGLAITHLISLYGNQMQPIMAALAPGYANALAAYASRR, encoded by the exons ATGGCGCAGTCGTTGGAGTTGTTGCTTATTCAATTCTTGATGCCGGACAACGACGCGCGGCGGCAGGCAGAGGAGCAGATCAAGCGGCTGTCCAAGGACCCTGCTGTCGTTCCCGCCCTCGTCCACCACCTCCGCACCGCCAAGACACCTAATGTCCGTCAGCTTGCGGCCGTCCTCCTCCGCAAGAAGATCACTGGACACTGGGCCAAGCTTTCGCCGGACCTCAAGGTCTCAGTTAAGCAGGCGCTGATCGATAGCATCACCCTTGAGCACAG TTCTCCTGTTAGGCGGGCAAGTGCTAATGTGGTGAGCATCATTGCGAAGTATGCAGTCCCAGCCGGAGAATGGCCTGAAATATTGCCTTTCCTTTTCCAGTGCAGTCAAAGCTCACAAGAAGACCATCGAGAA GTGGCTTTGATCCTTTTCAGCTCTCTCACTGAAACAATTGGACCAACATTTCAAACCCATTTGGCAGATCTACAACCCATTTTGCTCAAGTGCCTGCAAGATGAGACTAGCACTCATGTTAGAGTTGCTGCTCTGAAGTGTGTATTTT TTGGATCCTTTATTGAGTTTATAAACGATGGAACAAATGTG GTAAAGTTGTTTCGTGATTTTATCCCAAGTATATTGAATGTGTCAAGGCAATGCCTAGCTAAGGGTGAGGAAGATGTTGCTTCTATTGCTTTCGAAATATTTGATGAGCTCATTGAATCTCCTGCTCCTCTACTTGGGGATTCTGTGAAGTCGATAGTGCAATTTTCTCTTGAAGTTTGTTCAAGTCAGAGTTTGGAATTGAACATAAGACACCAG GCAATTCAGATAATTTCATGGTTGGCAAAATTCAAAGCATCTTTTTTGAAGAAACACAAGCTTGTAGTACCTATTCTGCAAGTAATGTGTCCTCTTCTTACAGAAACGACTGATGGAGATGAGGATTCTGATCTTTCTGCTGATCGAGCTGCTGCTGAGGTTATTGACACAATGGCTATTAATATTCCTAAGAATGTTTTCCCTCCAATATTTGAATTTGCATCATTAAACTTTCATCACAACAACCCCAAGTTCAGGGAAGCTTCTGTTACAGCACTAGGTGTTGTCTCTGAGGGTTGTTTTGAGTTGCTAAAAGACAAGTTAGAACATGTTTTACACATAGTTTTGGGAGCCCTGAAAGATCAAGAACAAATGGTAAGGGGGGCTGCATCATTTGCATTGGGCCAGTTCGCTGAGCATCTCCAGCCAGAAATTTTATCATGCTACCAAATTGTGCTTCCATGCATTCTGAATGCCCTTGAGGACCCATCAGACGAAGTAAAG GAAAAGTCATACTATGCACTTGCAGCATTTTGTGAAGACATGGAGGAAGAAATTCTTCCTTATCTTGATCCTCTAATGGGAAGACTTGTTCTCTCCCTTCAAAACAGTCCACGGAATCTGCAAGAGACATGCATG TCTGCAATTGGTTCAGTAGCTTCTGCTGCTGAGCAGGCTTTTATTCCTTATGCAGAGAAAGTTCTTGAATTAATGAAAAGTTTTATGGTATTGACAAATGATGAGGACTTGAGAGCACGAGCTAGGGCAACTGAATTAGTTGGAATAGTTGCTATGGCAGTTGGGCAAACGAGGATGGAACCTATACTTCCCCCCTTCATTGAGGCTGCGCTCGCT GGTTTTGCATTGGATTACAGCGAACTTCGGGAATATACTCATGGTTTCTTTAGCAATATGGCTGAAATATTGGGTGATGGTTTTGCGCAG TACCTTCAGCATGTTGTACCTCTTGTATTTTATTCGTGTAATCTGGATGATGGCTCCGCAGTGGACATTGATGATTCTGGCAGAATTGACAATGGGTTTGGAGGTGTGTCCTCTGATGAAGATAATGACGAACCCAGAGCTCGTAACATTAGTGTGAGGACTGGGGTTTTGGATGAAAAGGCTGCTGCAACCCAAGCTATTGGCTTATTTGCACTTCATACTAAGAGTGTTTATGCACC CTATATGGATGAGTCATTGAAAATTTTAGTCAGGCATGCAGCTTATTTTCATGAAGACGTCAGGCTTCAGGCTATCATAGCTTTGAAAG GTATTTTAACAGCTGTACAGTCAATATCTACTGGTCAAAAT GATGTCTCAGAAAAACAAAAGGAAGTTCTTG ATACTGTAATGAAAATATATATCAGTACCATGACTGAGGATGACGACAAGGAAGTTGTTGCTCAAGCATGCTCCGGCATGGCAGAAATAATGAAAGACAGTGGATACATGGCTATTGAGTCTT ATATTCCTAGGCTTGCTGAggcaactctaacacttcttcgTGAGGAATCATCATGTCAACAAGTAGAATCTGATTGTGACGCTGATGATGGTGATGTTGACCATGATGAGGTGCTCATGGATGCGGTGTCAGATCTTCTTCCAGCTTTTGCAAAGATTATGGGACTTAATTTCGAACCTATCTTTGCCAAGTTCTTTGATCCTCTAATGAAATTTGCG AAAGTTCCACACCCTCCCCAAGATCGGACCATGGTTGTTGCTTGCTTGGCCGAAGTTGCGCAGCAAATGGGTCCTCCAATATCTGCTTATGTCGAT AGAACAATGCCTTTGGTACTGAAAGAACTGGGATCATCAGAATCAACTAATAGGAGAAATGCAGCATTCTGTGTTGGTGAATTTTGCAAAAATGGGGGTGTTGCGGCACTCAA ATATTATGGCGACATTCTCCGTGCCCTTTACCCCTTGTTTAGCAACTCAGAATCAGACTTTGCTGTGCGAGATAATGCAGCTGGTGCAGTTGCTAGGATGATAATGGCTCAACCTCACGCCATTCCTCTCAACCAG GTTTTACCTGCGCTTCTGAAAGCTTTGCCATTGAAGGAAGATTTTGAAGAGTCAATGACCGTCTACGGTTGCATTTGTGGTCTGGTCATATCTTCAAACCCCATG ATCATTCCCCTCGTCCCAGACATCGTAAATATTTTTGCTCAAGTTATCGTATCTCCTGTTGAGAGTGAAGAAGTGAAAAATCAGATCGGCCTTGCCATCACTCACTTGATTTCGCTTTACGGTAACCAAATGCAGCCTATCATGGCTGCTCTTGCACCTGGATACGCTAACGCTTTGGCTGCATACGCGAGTAGAAGATGA
- the LOC121975904 gene encoding magnesium transporter MRS2-I-like isoform X1, translating to MAGEAFLAAADAQVSLKKKTAAARSWILFDSAGKDTILDVDKYAIMHRVQIHARDLRILDPLLSYPSAILGREGAIVLNLEHIKAIITADEVFLRDPSEDNVVPIVEELRRRLQSQNINQAHGEGKESTVCQHDLEAIEEDESPFEFRALEVALEAICSYLDARATELETAAYPALDELTSKISSRNLDRVRKLKSSMTRLTARVQKVRDELEQLLDDDDDMADLYLSRKIAGASTPVSGSGVPNWAPPSPTIGSKISRASKASAATIHGNENDVEELEMLLEAYFMQIDGTLNKMTTLREYIDDTEDYINIQLDNHRNQLIQLELFLSSGTVSLSIYSLVAGVFGMNIPYSWNNDHGYVYKWVVIISGLASAFVFIFIIAYARHKGLVGS from the exons ATGGCGGGCGAGGCGTTTCTGGCTGCCGCGGACGCGCAGGTCTCTCTGAAGAAGAAGACTGCCGCGGCCAGGAGCTGGATTCTGTTCGATTCCGCTGGCAAAGACACGATCCTGGATGTCGACAAGTACGCCATCATGCACCGGGTTCAGATCCACGCGCGCGACCTCAGGATCCTGGATCCCCTTCTCTCCTACCCTTCCGCGATCTTGGGCAGGGAGGGCGCCATCGTGCTCAACCTGGAA CACATAAAAGCGATCATCACTGCGGACGAG GTTTTTCTTAGGGATCCCAGCGAAGATAATGTTGTCCCGATTGTGGAAGAGCTTCGTAGAAGATTACAATCTCAGAACATTAATCAAGCTCATGGTGAAGGAAAAGAGAGCACTGTTTGCCAACATGATTTAGAAGCTATTGAAGAAGATG AATCTCCTTTTGAATTTCGAGCTCTCGAAGTTGCTTTAGAAGCTATTTGCAGCTATCTTGATGCACGTGCTACAGAACTTGAAACTGCTGCTTACCCAGCCTTAGATGAACTTACTTCCAAG ATTAGCAGTCGTAACTTGGATCGAGTGCGCAAACTGAAGAGTTCCATGACTAGGTTGACTGCTCGTGTACAAAAG GTAAGGGATGAGCTGGAACAGTTATTGGACGACGACGATGATATGGCCGATCTTTACTTGTCAAGAAAAATCGCAGGAGCCTCCACTCCTGTAAGTGGTTCTGGTGTTCCTAACTGGGCCCCTCCTTCTCCAACAATCGGTTCAAAGATATCCAGAGCAAGCAAGGCAAGCGCAGCAACCATACATGGAAATGAGAATGATGTGGAGGAGCTAGAAATGTTACTAGAG GCATACTTCATGCAAATCGATGGTACATTAAACAAGATGACTACC CTGCGTGAATACATTGATGACACGGAGGACTATATCAATATTCAG CTTGACAACCATCGAAATCAGCTTATTCAG TTAGAACTGTTCTTGAGTTCCGGCACAGTTAGCCTGTCGATCTATTCACTAGTTGCTGGAGTATTTGGAATGAACATACCATACTCGTGGAACAATGACCATGGATATGTGTACAAATGG GTGGTTATCATTTCCGGCCTGGCTTCCGCGTTCGTGTTTATTTTCATCATCGCCTATGCTCGCCACAAAGGTCTTGTTGGATCTTAA
- the LOC121975904 gene encoding magnesium transporter MRS2-I-like isoform X2 has protein sequence MAGEAFLAAADAQVSLKKKTAAARSWILFDSAGKDTILDVDKYAIMHRVQIHARDLRILDPLLSYPSAILGREGAIVLNLEHIKAIITADEVFLRDPSEDNVVPIVEELRRRLQSQNINQAHGEGKESTVCQHDLEAIEEDESPFEFRALEVALEAICSYLDARATELETAAYPALDELTSKISSRNLDRVRKLKSSMTRLTARVQKVRDELEQLLDDDDDMADLYLSRKIAGASTPVSGSGVPNWAPPSPTIGSKISRASKASAATIHGNENDVEELEMLLEAYFMQIDGTLNKMTTIDNFLSCVNTLMTRRTISIFSLTTIEISLFS, from the exons ATGGCGGGCGAGGCGTTTCTGGCTGCCGCGGACGCGCAGGTCTCTCTGAAGAAGAAGACTGCCGCGGCCAGGAGCTGGATTCTGTTCGATTCCGCTGGCAAAGACACGATCCTGGATGTCGACAAGTACGCCATCATGCACCGGGTTCAGATCCACGCGCGCGACCTCAGGATCCTGGATCCCCTTCTCTCCTACCCTTCCGCGATCTTGGGCAGGGAGGGCGCCATCGTGCTCAACCTGGAA CACATAAAAGCGATCATCACTGCGGACGAG GTTTTTCTTAGGGATCCCAGCGAAGATAATGTTGTCCCGATTGTGGAAGAGCTTCGTAGAAGATTACAATCTCAGAACATTAATCAAGCTCATGGTGAAGGAAAAGAGAGCACTGTTTGCCAACATGATTTAGAAGCTATTGAAGAAGATG AATCTCCTTTTGAATTTCGAGCTCTCGAAGTTGCTTTAGAAGCTATTTGCAGCTATCTTGATGCACGTGCTACAGAACTTGAAACTGCTGCTTACCCAGCCTTAGATGAACTTACTTCCAAG ATTAGCAGTCGTAACTTGGATCGAGTGCGCAAACTGAAGAGTTCCATGACTAGGTTGACTGCTCGTGTACAAAAG GTAAGGGATGAGCTGGAACAGTTATTGGACGACGACGATGATATGGCCGATCTTTACTTGTCAAGAAAAATCGCAGGAGCCTCCACTCCTGTAAGTGGTTCTGGTGTTCCTAACTGGGCCCCTCCTTCTCCAACAATCGGTTCAAAGATATCCAGAGCAAGCAAGGCAAGCGCAGCAACCATACATGGAAATGAGAATGATGTGGAGGAGCTAGAAATGTTACTAGAG GCATACTTCATGCAAATCGATGGTACATTAAACAAGATGACTACC ATTGATAATTTTCTCAGCTGCGTGAATACATTGATGACACGGAGGACTATATCAATATTCAG CTTGACAACCATCGAAATCAGCTTATTCAG TTAG